One window from the genome of Salvelinus sp. IW2-2015 linkage group LG30, ASM291031v2, whole genome shotgun sequence encodes:
- the rprd2a gene encoding regulation of nuclear pre-mRNA domain-containing protein 2a: MCGLAVQGPKMAAGSGASSGQSRGLPVALESTLDRRFQGVSNTMESIQGLSNWCIENKKYHSLIVRYWIKWLRKSEASHRLNLFYLANDVIQNCKRRNAIVYRTAFADVLPEAFQLVNNVGDSKVMKSVDRILTIWEERSVYTEQLIAELRSSLVKEESPAAVETPKAPVNPKAALQSKIVAEFVPQAFIDHLSKYHSSVEEVSLKEKQLAAMRVDVCSTEALKRLKDKAGGKRHSKDFEDGSAKLKEFVSFLDRQIKGGPPLLDVLGNADIFYEMQYKEVKIVANAYKTFANRVSHLKRKLDSLKATLPDLDESPIPSPSMDAPSPNGSESPFHDLADPDSDLDGLAMDDEADITLGEAPSPLSSPGGSPKQGFTVGESDNRDVEDMELSDEEAENVSIIVEQRVESPIPSPVPIPVPVVTQPPLATEAKSVPQATPSPALVTPLTHATNLSVNLANVDLGKISSILSSITSVMKKPGVSPGGSLVSPSPAKTIPPAPVTPQVASPLTSILSKVDMTPEELFSALSESQGQASGLQGLSTRLNSPAGNLSSNSPSTGKLPPSASTPTVPSRGLPLTSSTLEPTPSAPAVGNTTAVPQAASLPQSTLPLAIGPHRGLVLEQEKEEKPSASSLESKIHSFLQGNPGFNAFNLGLASVAVQAGGSNLSPLAGTETQGGTPVRDEAGGGTPTLDEIMDTPGGAEPFLAKQGQVSGIPKPEDGSLSLSPTACHNQAWQDPNNTHGHLGQHPGVPNGQGYHQLPYEGKEEMRGIAPSLRESGLAHYQPITTQVSAPTLGEGLLSNTPGGPPAGPNADVSEGGWYGNPYPEGQALHPSNHNMAASGSGDGKTPMSGLYAYQGEGQTQPYQTRDPHALPFQQGANPSSFLNSPLPPIPQLPPPPFPGIPAPPQDYQGPPASVMVPVEGTSPNPEIEDDRAGVRTLGGPVIISDPYHPDDFRRHPDDLHGHSDLLRQPDDLHHLDDFHRHPGDLRRHPHDLCFPDDRYYQPDDFHHLPVDDPHYPYRVRERLTPPLSPSEDPYYYNYPLRSPSPPYGHRHPLPPHMNLHHPDHMPLPPHPLHLARHPHLRGLPRGPPRPPLRSPMFRGKRPGPPFGGHPRGGGPGGPFFPPKRPHLPPRF; encoded by the exons CTGAGGCTTCTCATCGGCTCAATTTGTTCTACCTCGCCAACGATGTCATTCAGAACTGTAAGAGGAGAAATGCCATCGTCTACCGTACTGCCTTCGCCGACGTGCTCCCTGAGGCCTTCCAGCTGGTCAA TAATGTCGGAGACTCTAAGGTGATGAAGTCGGTGGACAGGATATTAACCatctgggaggagaggagtgtgtaCACAGAGCAGCTTATAGCTGAGCTGAGGTCCAGTCTTGTCAAAGAAGAGTCACCTGCTGCTGTAGAGACGCCTAAAG CTCCAGTCAACCCTAAGGCTGCTCTTCAATCTAAGATTGTAGCCGAATTTGTC CCCCAGGCTTTYATCGATCACCTCTCTAAGTACCACAGCTCTGTGGAGGAGGTGTCACTGAAGGAGAAACAGCTGGCAGCCATGAGGGTGGATGTTTGCAGCACCGAggccctcaagagactgaaag ATAAGGCAGGAGGAAAGAGGCACTCCAAGGACTTTGAGGATGGCAGTGCGAAGTTAAAGGAGTTTGTTTCCTTCCTTGACCGGCAGATCAAAGGAGGGCCCCCTCTGTTGGATGTTCTTGGCAACGCAGATATTTTCTACGAGATGCAGTATAAGGAGGTCAAGATAGTTGCCAAT GCCTACAAGACGTTTGCCAACCGGGTGTCCCACCTCAAGCGTAAGCTGGACAGCCTCAAGGCCACCTTACCAGACCTGGATGAGTCGCCCATTCCCTCGCCCTCGATGGACGCCCCCTCTCCCAATGGCTCAGAGTCCCCGTTCCATGACCTGGCTGACCCAGACTCCGACCTGGATGGCCTGGCCATGGATGATGAGGCGGACATCACTTTAGGGGAAGCACCCAGCCCCCTGTCCTCCCCTGGTGGCTCCCCCAAGCAGGGCTTCACCGTAGGGGAGTCAGACAACCGCGACGTGGAGGACATGGAGCTCTCGGATGAGGAGGCAGAGAACGTCAGTATCATAG TTGAGCAGCGAGTTGAAAGTCCCATCCCATCTCCAGTCCCCATTCCTGTGCCTGTTGTCACACAGCCACCACTGGCCACAGAGGCAAAGTCTGTTCCACAGGCCACACCCTCCCCAGCTCTCGTAACCCCTTTGACCCATGCAACCAACCTATCAGTCAACCTCGCCAATGTGGACCTGGGTAAAATTAGCTCTATTCTCAGCAGCATCACATCTGTCATGAAGAAACCAG GAGTGAGTCCAGGTGGTTCTTTGGTCTCCCCCTCTCCAGCCAAGACCATCCCTCCTGCCCCAGTAACCCCCCAGGTAGCCAGCCCTCTGACCAGCATCCTGTCCAAAGTGGACATGACTCCTGAGGAGCTCTTCAGTGCACTGTCCGAATCCCAGGGGCAGGCCAGCGGGCTACAGG GCCTCTCCACTCGTCTGAACAGTCCAGCGGGAAACCTCTCCTCAAACTCCCCCAGTACAGGCaagctccctccctctgcctccaccCCTACAGTACCCTCTCGAGGccttcctctcacctcctctacgCTCGAACCAACCCCATCAGCCCCTGCAGTGGGGAACACCACCGCCGTCCCTCAGGCAGCGTCCCTTCCCCAGTCCACACTGCCTCTAGCCATCGGCCCTCATAGAGGGCTGGTCCTGGAGCAGGAGAAGGAAGAAAAGCCTTCCGCTTCCAGCCTGGAGTCCAAGATTCACAGCTTCCTGCAGGGTAATCCTGGCTTTAATGCCTTTAACCTGGGCTTGGCTAGCGTGGCCGTCCAAGCGGGAGGCAGCAACCTCAGTCCCTTAGCGGGTACAGAGACCCAGGGGGGCACTCCGGTACGGGACGAGGCCGGAGGAGGCACCCCCACCCTGGATGAGATCATGGATACTCCGGGAGGAGCAGAGCCCTTCCTGGCCAAACAAGGTCAGGTCTCTGGGATTCCTAAACCAGAAGATGgcagcctgtctctgtctccaactGCCTGCCATAACCAAGCCTGGCAGGATCCCAACAACACTCATGGCCATTTAGGACAACATCCAGGAGTGCCTAATGGTCAAGGGTACCACCAGTTGCCTTATGAAGGGAAGGAAGAGATGCGTGGAATAGCTCCTTCTCTCAGAGAGTCTGGATTGGCCCATTACCAGCCCATCACGACACAGGTGTCAGCCCCAACCCTTGGGGAGGGGTTACTCAGTAACACACCAGGAGGGCCTCCGGCAGGGCCAAACGCCGACGTGAGTGAAGGAGGATGGTATGGTAATCCCTACCCAGAGGGACAGGCCCTGCATCCCAGCAACCACAACATGGCTGCCTCAGGTTCAGGAGATGGCAAAACCCCCATGTCAGGACTGTATGCATACCAGGGGGAGGGGCAGACGCAGCCCTACCAAACAAGGGATCCTCATGCTCTGCCTTTCCAACAGGGGGCCAACCCCTCAAGCTTCCTCAACAGCCCTCTGCCCCCCATTCCCCAGCTGCCCCCACCGCCCTTCCCTGGGATACCAGCCCCACCGCAGGACTACCAGGGCCCGCCCGCGTCTGTGATGGTGCCTGTGGAGGGAACTTCACCAAACCCTGAGATTGAGGATGACAGGGCGGGCGTCCGTACATTGGGTGGTCCGGTGATTATCAGTGACCCCTATCACCCTGATGACTTTCGCCGTCACCCAGATGACCTCCACGGCCACTCCGATCTACTCCGTCAGCCTGACGACCTGCATCACCTTGACGACTTCCATCGCCATCCCGGGGACCTCCGCCGGCACCCTCACGATCTCTGTTTCCCAGACGATCGCTATTATCAGCCAGACGATTTCCACCATCTACCTGTAGACGATCCTCATTATCCTTATAGAGTCAGAGAGCGcctcactccccccctctctccctcagaagACCCTTACTACTATAACTACCCTCTACGCAGCCCTTCCCCTCCATATGGTCACAGACACCCCCTTCCCCCTCACATGAACCTGCACCACCCTGACCACATGCCCCTGCCTCCCCATCCTCTCCACCTAGCTCGCCATCCACACCTGAGAGGCCTCCCGCGGGGACCCCCACGCCCACCTCTCCGTAGCCCCATGTTCAGGGGGAAACGGCCTGGGCCTCCTTTCGGTGGACACCCCAGAGGTGGGGGACCAGGTGGTCCGTTCTTTCCCCCCAAAAGACCACACCTACCTCCACGGTTCTGA